CTGTCCCTGGCAGCGTCTTCAGCTTTCCAGAGCCCTCAGAGGCACTGTTGACCTGGCTAGGCTCTTCCACCAATCCCACATTGAGAGAGTCCATGTGGGAGGCCACTCGGAGCCCTCCTCcacgtttgaaaaaaaaaaaaaagacgactGCCTGACCCAGAGGGCACAGCCTCTCGCAGAGTCCCAGGCCGGAGCTGGGCGTGTGTGGGTGGTTAGGACACTCACCCGCTGAGGTGCTCTCGTTGCCCACCGGGGTGCTGGAGCAGCTGCGGTCCATGTTCGACGACTCCGAGGAGACGGCGCCGGGGCTGCATCCCGCGTAATCCAGGTACTCCTCCCCCTCGGGGTCCATCAGGCTGGGGGCTCCCTGAAAGGAGGCAGGATTCCCTGATGAAGCCGGGCTGGGGGCCAGGCTGCTCACTTGTGGGTGGCTGTCACTCCTAGCAGGGTGGCCCACCACCTGCAGCAAGACAACGGAGGGGGCAGGGGTGACTTTGGGGGAAGCCTGGCTGCTTTCTGCCCCTCTTCCTGAAAGCAAAGGTGGGGGGGCCCACAGTTGCCTGGGACTGCAGGTATCCTCCCCCAGCCCCCTAGTTAGGTGGATCCTAACTagagatgaaatccagcaggttcttcctggttctggagaaccggccgaggaaattttgagtagttcagagaaccggcaaattccacctctggctgaccccagagcgggggcgggaatggagattttgcaccatccttcccctgccaccaagccacgcctgcagaactggtagtaaaaaaatttgaatttcaccactgatcctaACCTCCTGCCCTGcatagtctgtgtgtgtgtgtgtgtgtctgtgtttgtctgTGTCATAGAAGACACACTGCACAGCACCTTACACTGCAAAAACAGCCCTTTCCATGCAGGAAGGAAGCCGAGGACGCGGTGGCAATCCTGAGCTTTAGCCCGAAGCCCGAGCGCTACGTTGTGCTGCTGAAATTTGGGGTGGGGCGTGCGTGTTTTTGTCCCTCCATAGGCCTGGGAGAAACCGCTGAGGAATTGTGACTGTGAACATCCCACAAGGGAAAAATCAGTAAGCGCACTGGGGTTGGGCGGGTGGTAATCCCATTAAGCCGCATTTAATTTCTTGAGCTGTAATTGAATTTTTTCTCGTTAAAACACGAAACTCATGTTTGGGTCCAGGGGTGGGAAATTTTGGGGAGGGACACTTCGGCCCCTCGTGTCCGCTGCCCTCCGGAAGCCACTTCAGATGGGGGGGGTTGGTGGGGGATTTCACTGCTTTGTGGGAAGCTGCTCCTGTCCGCCCCACCCCCTCGACGCGGGTCAGGATGCATAGAGAGCAATTTGGGGGGGTAGCTGTTGGTGGAGAGCGGGGGCGGGGGGAAGCTGGAGATGGATACCCCCCCAGCTGAGGTTTTCCTGCTTCCCGCGTTCCCAACTGCTgtccctgaaaacagtgaagccgtaaagggggggggggaagcgatcCTCCAGGGGAGTCACCTGAGTGGGAATGCGGTCGAAGTTCTTCCCCAGCATCCTTCTCATGTGCTTCCTGGCGTGGGACGTCATCTGGTGCTTCAGCAAAAAGGAGAACTGGCAGCCCTCGCGGATGCAATGGAAGTGGCTGTTGACCTGGTTGTATTTGCAGCCTGGAAGGGAAGGTAAAAAGAGTCGCACATCCACACAAGCCGGCAACCAACCGTACTTGGAGTCAGCAGCACATGCGCCCCAGGGACGGGCCAGACGCCACTCTTGGTACGAGCCCAGGAGGATAAGAACTCCGGAGCAGCTCCCCATAGATGATCAAGAAAGGGAGGCTCTCTCTTAGCAGGGCCTCTGACCCATAGCGTTGggggcagagatggtattcagcaggttttgaccagttctggagaaccagtagcggaaattttgagtagttcggagaaccgacaaaggccacctctggctggccccgccctcatttgttctctgtctcctgagtcctagttgatcaggaggaaatggggattttgcaataactttcccctggagtggggagggaatggggagtttgcagtatccttcccctggagtggggagggaatggggagtttgcagtatccttcccctggagtggggtaggaaccTCCCCTCCCCACAAGTGGAACAAGCAAGGAAGATAGACAGGATCCAGCCCTAGATTAGGCCCAGGCTGAGCAactgccccccccagcccccgaaGCTGCCTGTCTCCTTTGCAGAGGATGTTGCGAAGGTCGACAGGGGGGACCAAGAGGGACATTTCTGAGATAACCCAAATGACTTACTGAACGACGTAAGTCAAAGCCGCCTGCACTTAATTTATTAATTGGCAGGTTGAACAAATTAAAACTGATCAGTTTTTAAAGGGCTTAATTGGAAAGCCGTTTTAAATTTATGAAAATTACCGATGCCAGGGGCCGTCTTAAAAGTGGCATCCCTTGTTTTCCCacatgcgagagagagagaaacagagagacagagagacacacagagagagacagagagacacagagagagagacagagagacagagagagggagacagagagagggagacagacagggagggagaggagagagagagggggagagaagagggagagagagagagggaggcccCCTTGGATGCTGCCTGCTAtaacttttatttaattatttccagAGATTTATTAGTTgccttatagcaaatactctctCAGCATGACATACAATGAAAACacaaataaaatccaaaatccataTACATCTCGTCAGAAGCGGCATAATAAAGCCATCAATTAAAAAGCAGCGGAGGTTAAAAAACAGGCACCAGCCGTCCGTGTCCTCTCCGCCCCCCCCTCTTCCCGCCCTACAGCAAGCTCTGAAGCCCACCTCAAAGCCAGAGCTGCGCTGAAATGTAACCTACCAGGGGAAAGACGGTGTGGTGGTATTCCACACACCCCCCTTATAGATGGACTCGGATGTATTTGAGGGGCAATGGAGTGAATTAATTGATGCAGAAGCCACGGGCTCTTCGACCGATCTCATGCCACGCTCTACCGTAGGTCTGTTTACAAGCCAGCCTGCAAACCGAGCTTTGCCACTAGAAGGGCATTGCCCAGTTGGCATTTCTGGAgatcctctccttctccccccccccctgcacacaATGCTGCCTCCCTCTtaacccttccccctcccccatccttCCTGCTCTGCTGGGGGTTCGTCCGAGATGACTGGCGGCAGACTGGGGCAACCGAGTGTCGGGTATCATCGGCTGGTTTTGCGTGGCCTGGCGATGTGCCAGATGGCAGCCAACCCTCAAGCCTCTTGGCGTTCCTGAGCCGGCAGCCAGGGAAGGGGCAGCCCAGGGCTTTGTTGCCTGTTGCCCGGTTACAGCTGTGCCTTGCTATCTATCACCCCGGGGCTAAATGCTTGACGGATGACAAAATGGAGCCTACGGAGATACTCAGTCACTTGGTTTGGTTTTTCtccagaacggaagaagcttcttggatgagaagcgaaatgttttcaaagaaaaaacaaaacatgtcGAATTGCTTTTTGGAAATGCAAGATGGAGtagctctcccctcccccctctcctggCCTTCTTGAATCTTCTTTCGTGCGTACCCCTTGCCCCATTCACAGCCTTGAGTGGGGTTCGGGAGGGGGCAAGGATGCCAGGCACGCAAAGGGCACCCATCCTTCCTGTATCCAGGCTCGCCAGAGCTGACATGCAGCCCCTTTACCACAGAGATGTCATCTGGGGAGAAAAACATCCAGTATCCAGAGGTGGCGGGATAAAGGAAGATTTTGGGGAACCGTCTGAGCTCTCCTGGATGAGCCGTCTCCTTTTCTCTAGCAGGGGGTGGGCGAGGGGGGAGTCATGACTAAAACCCACCCCACCCCGGGTTTCTGCAGCTGAAACTGAGCAGCCAAGGGGGGAAGTGCCCTTCCGCAGACCCACAAGCAGCTGTAGCCCTAGGGAGGCTGAACTCTTGAGGAATGGCTGGGGAAGGCCAAGCCAGGCCAGGCTGCTCCCACACCAGCTCTTTGGCCTCTGCCAACCTATCCGGGCACTGCCACTGGGGCTCCCTTACTTTAACTGCTGGAGGAAGTGGGGCGGAGGGcaaagggggggaggggctggcccCACCTTTATTACTGGCAAATGCAGCTGCCAGCCACACCCGCTTGCCTCCGTGTAACTTTGGGCCCTTTGATCTGCCGTAGCTTCGCCAGGGAGTTGGCATCAGAAAAGGCAGGGCCGCAACTCGCTGCCAGCACAagctcatgcctaaggcagggccATCTGGGGGAATACTGGGACGATATTCCTATTCTGGGATGTCCCAGGTGAGCCTTGCCATGAAAACACGGGCACAAAGGACGCAAGGGATGGCAGAGCAGTTTCCAACTGTTTgttttgattcttgatgaatgtattttattttccttatgtacactgagagtctctgcaacaaagacaaattccttgtgtgtcctattctcttttattctattctaatcttaattctattttactctattctattctactctaccctactctattctattcctctatttctgttctattctgttctattctattcttactctattctatattcttaattctattctattctttcctattcctctatttctaattctattctattcctctatttctgttctattctgttctgttctattcttactctattctatattcttaattctattctattctttcctattcctctatttctaattctattctattcctctatttctgttctattctgttctgttctattcttattcttttcttattctattctatattcttaattctattctattctttcctattcctctatttctatttttaattctattctattcctctatttctattctattctattcttattctattctattttcctaattctattcttttctatattcttaattctattctattctttcctattcctctatttctatttctattctattattctattttcttaattctattcttttctatattcctaattctattcttctatttctattctattctattctattctattcttgtattctcctattctattcctattccatattctattatgttctgttctattctattctaattttcttaattctattctattctactctactctattctattcctctatttctactctactctattcctctatttctattctattcttatcctattctattttcttaattctattctattctatagtcttaattctattatattctattcctgttTGCCCCCCTCAGGATCTGAGGGCCAGCAGGGTCCAAGAAGCGGTTTGTGCCCActacaggagaaggaaggactgccTCGTTGGGCATCACAACCCTGGATTTCAATATTTGACCTCCAGCTGCTTATCGGAGAAGGAGGAGCCATTGATTAAAGGGACAAATTCAAATGAATAAAACGGCAAGTTGAAAATAAAACCTGGTTTGTCTGCTTAACCTCCCCGGAAGGAAAGGGAGCGAGTGAGCAAGGGATGGCTCGTCGGTGTGTCCCCCACCGTCCCGTCCGCTTACCCAGCCTGCCGCATTCTTCCCGCTTGGTGAAGTACTTGAAACCATTGGCAGCTCTCCGCTCAGCCTTCTCGTGTTTCTTCACGTGCCAGGGCAGCTTGGTGGTGATGTTGGTCACGAAGAAGCAGCCGGGGCGAAGGCAGTGGTAATGCCCCCGCATGCGGAACTCACAGTGCTGCAggcaggagaggagggagggtcaGTTTCGTGAGAATAGccacccccccccaatctccaggccaaaggtaaaggttctccttgcgcatatgtgctagttgttcctgactctagggggcagtgctcatctccgttgcaaagccgaagagccagcgctgtccgaagacgtctccatggtcatgtggctggcatgactcaacgcccaaaggcgcacggaacgctgttaccttcccaccaaaggtggttcctatttttctacttgcattttttacatgctttcgaactgcagaagctgggacaagtcacgggagctcattcGGTAACACGGCgcaagggatttgaaccgccgaacggccgaactttctgatcgacaagctcagtgtctttagccactgagccaccctttgaacagttgctagaactgttataagtcgaggactatctctaCCTGGTGGAGACCAGCCTTTTCTAATTTCCTATGGGGTCTTCCTGCATCCCagcccccccctttctctccttccgtCGGACTTACCTGGTTTGGGCAGAGACACTGCAGGGAGTAATAAGCGAATTGATCACGCACATTCACCAGGTTGTTGTTGGGGTTGATGTGGTCGAGGCAGTGGGACTCAGCCTTCCCCGAGGTCTTGCACACGTACTTGCAGTTCCCAAAGAGACAGTGGAAGTGGAATTTGTTGGCATACTTGCAGTCCGTGGCCAGGCAAGGATCGCTGGAGGAGAGATCCAAAATGAGCCTTTTTGGCTAACGGGGATGGCGGTCTGGCCTTTTGGCCACTgccccctccagcagccgaatcggaggaggaagagaaagaggtgtgggagtcagggtcagcctcAAGACAActtgagagctccgaggggggagagggaatggaatTGGCAGAGAGAGcgcgagagagagacagaggcggagcctggccatccatccgtcagccctcagatgaagAGTCaatagcccccaggtctggaagtGGCCGATGAGGAAGagaaacagctgggtccagtgcctgatgcgcgGATGCATAGAAGGcataggagaggagagcagtggaaatctataggccggtccttgggatggaagagccactgctgctagcaaagccccaccctagctctgcagATGCACACAAGGcataggagaggagagcagtgaaaGATCTataggccggtccttgggattgaagagccactgctgctagaaGACCTGCCTTGGTCCTCCCCTTGACCCCACACCACCCGTCCAAAAGAGCCACTCACTTCTCTTGGAACTGCAGGAAGCCCGGCTTGACCTGGGGCTTGGCATTCTCCAGGGAAGTGGTGGCTATCGGGGACGTGGCCAGCCCAGGCCCCGAGACAGGCAGCTGAGACATGGTGGAAGCCAGCTGTTTCCAGGCCAGTAGCGTGGGAGCGGACGGCACACTAGCCGGGCAGGCGGCAGGGCCCTCTGCGGCCGAGGCGGTGGCCAGAATGGCGGACGCGGCGGATGGAGAGGAAGGCGGGATGGAGGTCTTGCTCTCAGCCGGAGTCGGGAAGGCGTGTTCCGAGGTTCCCTTCGCGGCGCCTCCCTCTGTTCGGAAGTGGAAGCTACGGAGAGGGATGAGGAGAGAGAGCGTGAGATCCATCAGCCACAAATGCTGACAGATAGAGCAGCTCATTCAATCGCCCCATTTAGGCATCACTTGGTGGTCTCCTGCTCATTTTTGAAGAGGGGCTCAGCGTTGGTTTCTGGCAAATTCCTAAGACTGATAATGGGCAGCGTcacaaaaattttttaaaacgtCATTATGACATACAGGGTGACATTCAACTGAGGGTCCCTCACCTTCCCCTCCCACTTAAGGGGCTGCCCAAAACTCCTGGGGCGGGAGCCCAGTTCATATGCATCTCTGAAAGCGGGCAAAGTGTGGGTGATCCAAATCTCCAGGGTATCTCTTGGTGAGGGCAAAGCTCTGGGGTTTTGGCTTGAAAACTCCCAGACTCAAGGATctccacacacacgcacacgcgcacacacacaccagccgATGCCCGGGACTTACTTGGCGTGCTTCACAGCTCCATCCACGGTGCTGAAAAGAGCGCCACACTCTTCCACCACACAGTGGAAATGCACCTTGTGCAGGAAGTCACACTGGGCATCGCAGAAATCTTTGGTGCCAAACCtgccaaaggaggaggaggaagaagagaggaagcttGAAACTGCACGGGCATCTTActacacgagtcaaaaagagggttgtgTAAACATCTAGAGACCCCTCGCagcctggacataaattgtttcaacttctactatcaaaacaatgctatagggcactgcacaccagaacaactagacacaaggacagttttttccctgaatgccatcactttgctaagcaaatcattccctcaacactgtcaaactattcactaaagctgcattactattcttctcatccttactagtacctatctcttcccacttatggtcATATCCACGTTGCTTGTATCATTATACAATTTATatggttttatttgtttcctagtacaatctAATTGCTTATtggtatcctatgactatcactaagtattatatcctatgattcttgatgaatatattttattttttcttttatgtacactgagagcctatgcatcaaagacaaattccttctgtgtccaatcacatttggccaataaaagaattctattctgttctattctattctatttgtcattccatttcaaattttctattctaatctaatctattctattcatcattccattccattccatattttctattctattctatattctattctattttattctattctgaattctattctatattctattctaatctgaattctattctattttattgtattctgaactctatattctatactattttattctattctgaattctactctattctaatctctattctattctattctgcattctattctatcccatcccaacCCACTCCATTctgtatcctatcctatccctattctattctactctattttattctgttctaatctgaattccattccattctattctgcattctattctattctatcccaacCCAACCCactccattccctattctattctattctatcctatccctatccctatcctactctactctattctgttctaatctgaattccattccattctattctgtattctattctagcGTCTGCCTCATTGGCCCAGAGTTCCCCTCCTCTCCATTTTAAAGACCGCTTCCAATTCCCACCCCAGCCTCATTCTGCAAGCGGCAGGAAATTTTCATTCCCGGCTCAGCTTTGAATGGGGAGACAAGGACGCCCCTTCCTTGGGCTGAAGCATAATGGCCCAGCTGATCGGGCAGATAACTGTGGgacaaagagggagaggggaggcctGCTGGACAAGGAAGAAGCCGGGCTATAATTTCCTAGGAGGGTCAATCTTTTAATTAACTGTTTGGCTTTGAATCGGCTGaatttaaatacatttacatACTGGAAAAACACAGATGAAGGTGTCCTTTCTATTGAAAGAAAGCGACaccaactctgtgtgtgtgtgtgtgtgtgtgtgtggaaaatatatatatatggaaaaaatagaatagcagagttggaagggaccttagaggtcttctagtccaacccccttcttaggcaggaaaccctacactacttcagacaaatggatgcccaacatcttcttaaaaacttccagtgttggagcattcacaacttctggaggcaaattctgttccactgattaatagttctcactgttctaggttgcttccctccttgattagtttccattcattgcttcttgtcctctgccctcaggtgccttggagaatagcttgaccccctcttctttggggcagcccctgagatattggaagactgctatcatgtttcccctagtccttcttttcattaatctagacatacccagttcctgcaaccattcttcatacgttttagcctccagtgccaatttcccgacagaacaattaatcagtggaacaaaagttgcctccagaagttgcaaatgccccaacactggaagtctttaagaagatgttggatagccatttgtttgaaacggtatagggtttcttgcctaggcaggggattggactagaagacctccaaggtcccttccaactctgctactgtattgtataagAGGATTGTTGTGTCGCACAGAAAAGTCACATGCAATTTCACAGGCCCTCCAGGTCTTTTCGGGGAAAAACCGAATCTCTTTTCAAAGACGGGAAAGACcccaggaggggaaaggaaatgtaATACATGGGGCTCCCTGGCTGGTGATTCTTAACTtgggtgttttttaaaagaattgagGTACAAACAGTGGTGGGTCACAAAGGAACCTTCTTGATTTCTGCTTCAGCAGTATAACCCACGAGAAAAAAAGAACTTAAGAGACCGGACAAACAttggtctgaaatgatatagggtttcctgcctgagcagcgggctggactagaagacctccaaggtcccttccaactctgttattctatattccagTGAGGGCTAAACTTTTTGTCGCTGCATGCCAAAATAATGCAATGCATATGTGACACCCACCCACGTGCCCTGCACCCTGCTCATACGTGTGTGACCCCTTGGGCTTCTCCCCACCCCGCACGCATGCGAGCGCGACCACcaccccacgccccattttgagcctagtaggccttcctgcagcctcctgggaggaaAAATGGGCCTCAGGGGCGGGGGGCATGCCACTCACACACTGTGcaccgttttgggcctagtaggcctccctgaagcctcctgggagcaaaaaaggCCTCAGGGGCGGGGGGGGACAGACATGCCACACacaccctgtgccccattttgggcctagtaggcctccctgcagcctcctgggagcaaaaataaaCCTCAGGGGCAGGGGGcatgccacacacacaccccgtgccccattttgggcctagtaggcctccctgcagcctcctgggagcaaaatcaGGCCACCCCTGCTCACTGCCCTCCGTGCATGGGCGTgacccccgtgcatgtgtgcacggcCCCTGCGCCTATGcgcgcatctcccacatgcaccccgcccccacacatgcgcagcagaggtctgaaaatcagctggccggtgggaggcgcatGCCCAATGgatctgagctggggcaacagctcgcgtgcccacagagagggctttgcgtgccccctgtggcttgcgtgccataggtttgccattgtgGCTATATTCTATGAACTCAGGCAAAGGGGCAACCCCCGGGAACGCTCCATGAGATGGACTTGATGATGCTTCAATTTCTTTCGGAGTGCCCAATAAATCCCTCTGGCTCTTTCAGGCCAGCTCTGGATTTCCCAACGCAGAGAACTAGTAGATTGGACTTCtagcttttagtcatgctgggcTCCTGTTTCATGCGCCTATTTTTATTGCAAAACGTCTTTACGGAAGTCGAGACAGGGTTAAATTCCATTAACGGGCAGAATAGCTCAAGTCCTGCATGGGAAGTGATGATGCTTGAAATACTGGAATCTAACCAGAGCCCTGGCACTGTGCCCTCCGTGCTGCTTCGGTGCACAACGCAAGAACCGCCTCGAGCAGCCACAGAAGGGCAGGGATGGTTCATTGCAGCCCGGCCCCTAGGTGTTCGGTGGGGCAGCACTGGTCTCCCAGCAGCCTTTTGACCCATTGCCCTCTTCCTGCCCTCACCTGCGCAGGTACATCTTCCAGGGCTCCGCGAGCTTCTCCTGAACGAGAGCCTTCACTGTCTTGCCCAGGTACTGGGTGGCATCTCCTGCGGCTGCCAGGGGCCCGCCATCGCTCTCCCCTTTCAGGCCGAGTAGGTTCCCCAGGTTCGGGTTATTCTGTGACATCTGTGGGCAGAAAAGGGATCTTGGCATTAAGAG
The DNA window shown above is from Thamnophis elegans isolate rThaEle1 unplaced genomic scaffold, rThaEle1.pri scaffold_133_arrow_ctg1, whole genome shotgun sequence and carries:
- the CASZ1 gene encoding zinc finger protein castor homolog 1, which encodes MKSEVAENPGSGPTAAQDSLQEHSLDLRMKDHGNESNGHTVSANSSLLSSLMNKMSQNNPNLGNLLGLKGESDGGPLAAAGDATQYLGKTVKALVQEKLAEPWKMYLRRFGTKDFCDAQCDFLHKVHFHCVVEECGALFSTVDGAVKHANFHFRTEGGAAKGTSEHAFPTPAESKTSIPPSSPSAASAILATASAAEGPAACPASVPSAPTLLAWKQLASTMSQLPVSGPGLATSPIATTSLENAKPQVKPGFLQFQENDPCLATDCKYANKFHFHCLFGNCKYVCKTSGKAESHCLDHINPNNNLVNVRDQFAYYSLQCLCPNQHCEFRMRGHYHCLRPGCFFVTNITTKLPWHVKKHEKAERRAANGFKYFTKREECGRLGCKYNQVNSHFHCIREGCQFSFLLKHQMTSHARKHMRRMLGKNFDRIPTQVVGHPARSDSHPQVSSLAPSPASSGNPASFQGAPSLMDPEGEEYLDYAGCSPGAVSSESSNMDRSCSSTPVGNESTSAGNTITMPTAAGAKKRFWIIEDMSPFGKRRKTPSSRKMLDEGMMLEGFRRYDLYEDCKDANCQFSLKVTHYHCTRENCGYKFCGRTHMYKHAQHHDRVDNLVLDDFKRFKSSLSCHFPDCQFSGNSTHFHCLRCGFRCTDSTKVTAHRKHHGKQDVISAAGFCQFSSSVDCEVPECKYKLKCSHFHCTYPGCKHTVVGMSQMDSHKRKHEKQERGELPAISPGPEGLPVVPMEYEAQSASVNLDSSLNLSTDAKSSLFFLQNAAGVGLNDSVDLSQKPSEGTGGLPSAPGETLAPASSKHFLASCGNVEEEDDSSHDDDDEEEEEMNDDDDDEEEDEEDDEDEEEEEEDLNTDSEESLPDAEGLPVKDISELEVAVSSTADPRDASTPSSEPASAPAP